DNA from Streptomyces luteogriseus:
TCGCCTCCGGGGACCCGCTGTCCGACTCGGTGCTGCTCTGGACCCGGCTCGCGCCCCAGCCGTTCGCGGAGGACGGCGGCCTCGGCCAGGAGCGGGTCGCCGTCTCCTGGGAAGTGGCGCTGGACGAGTGGTTCGTCATCGTCGAGCAGGAGGGCACGGCCACGGCCCACCCCGAGTACGCCCACAGCGTGCACGTCGACGTCAAGGGCCTGAGGTCGGACAGTGAGTACTACTACCGGTTCCGGGTGGGCACCTGGATCAGCCCCGTGGGCCGCACCCGCACCGCCCCGGCCCCGGGCAGCGACACCGACAGCCTGCGGCTGGCCGCCGTCGCCTGCCAGGCCTACCAGGACGGCTACTACACCGCCCACCGGCATCTCGCGCAGGAAGACGTGGACGTGGTCTTCTTCCTCGGCGACTACCTGTACGAGTACGCCGTGGACTCCGCCGGCGGGGCCCGCCGCTACACCGACCGCAAACTGCCCGACGTGTTCAACCGCGAGGCGACCACGCTCGCGGACTACCGGCTGCGCTACTCGCTCTACAAGAGCGACCCGGACCTCCAGGCCGCGCACGCCCAGCATCCGTTCGTCGTCACCTGGGACGACCACGAGACGGAGAACAACTACGCGGGCGCCTACGACGAGAAGGGCAGCACCCCGGAGGACTTCCTGGTGCGGCGGGCCGCCGCCTACCGGGCGTACTGGGAGAACCAGCCGCTGCGCGCCGAGCAGCTGCCGAACGGGCCCGACGCACGGCTCTACCGACGGCTGGCCTGGGGTTCCCTGGCCCAGTTCGACATCCTCGACACCCGCCAGTACCGCTCCGACCAGGCCTACAGCGACCGGCCGCACGCGCCGGGCACCGAATCCGACGATCCGGCCCGCACCCTCACCGGTGCCGATCAGGAGCGCTGGCTCCTGGACGGCTGGCAGAAGTCGGACGCGCTGTGGCACGTACTGCCCCAGCAGGTGTGCTTCTCCCAGCGCAAGTTCGACCTGACCGAACCGGCCCGGGTCTCCATGGACGCCTGGGACGGCTACCGGGCCTCTCGCGACCGCGTCATGGCGGGCGCGAAGGCCGCGGGCATCTCCAACCTCATGGTCCTCACCGGCGACGTCCACGTCGGCTACGCCTTCGACATCAAGGAGAACTTCGACGACCCGGCCTCCAAGACGGTCGGAACGGAGTTCACCTGCACCTCCGTCGCCAGTGGCGGGAACGGCACCGCGAAGCCCGCCGAGTGGGACACCTACATGAAGGCCAACCCCCACATGAAGTACTTCGACGGCCGGCGCGGATACGTCCGCGTGGACATGGACCGCGAGCTCTCGCAGGTCGACTTCCGGACCGTCCCGGCCATCACGACGCCAGGGGGCGCCATCTCGACGACCGCGTCCTTCGTCACGGAGGCGGGTTCGCCCGGCCTGAAGTCCGCGTGAGGCGTCCGCCGTACTGCACATGGCGCCGCCACCCCGCACCAAAGCGCGAAACGGGGCGGCCCGGGACATCACACCGGCCCGTTCCGGCTAGGCCACTCGTATCGAGACCCGTATCGAACGCTGTGATCGAAGGAGACACATCGCATGGTCCACAGACATGCCGTGACCGGCCGTCGGGTGGCGCTGACCGCGCTCGGCGCGCTCGTCGCCACCGGGATCCCCGCCGCCGTGGCGGCCGAGCCGACGCCCGCGGCGGGCCCCCTGCCCTCGGCCGCCCAGACCCTCGGCGCCGACCGGCCGTCGGCCCCGATGCTGCGCGCCCTGGAGCGCGACCTCGGGCTGACGCCGGCCCAGGCGTCCCGGCGGCTGGTCAACGAGGCGGAGGCGGGCACCCGGGCGGGGCGCCTGCGCAACGCCCTGGGCGACCGCTTCGCGGGAGCCTGGCTGCGCGGCACGACGTCGCAGGAACTCATGGTGGCGACCACGGACGCCGCGGACGTGCCCGCCATCAAGGCACAGGGCGCGAAGGCGGCCGTCGTGAAGAGGACGCTGCGCGACCTGCGGGCCGCCAAGCAGAAGCTGGACGCGGCGGCCGCCCGGGTCAACACCCGCGAGACGCCCCTGTGGTACGTCGACATCCCGGCCAACCGGA
Protein-coding regions in this window:
- a CDS encoding alkaline phosphatase D family protein; protein product: MALTGRQRPPSEHAFSPHDAVLRSAAPRLARRRFLTVTAAAAMLAFSTNRPARGATATRERPAARITDNPFTLGVASGDPLSDSVLLWTRLAPQPFAEDGGLGQERVAVSWEVALDEWFVIVEQEGTATAHPEYAHSVHVDVKGLRSDSEYYYRFRVGTWISPVGRTRTAPAPGSDTDSLRLAAVACQAYQDGYYTAHRHLAQEDVDVVFFLGDYLYEYAVDSAGGARRYTDRKLPDVFNREATTLADYRLRYSLYKSDPDLQAAHAQHPFVVTWDDHETENNYAGAYDEKGSTPEDFLVRRAAAYRAYWENQPLRAEQLPNGPDARLYRRLAWGSLAQFDILDTRQYRSDQAYSDRPHAPGTESDDPARTLTGADQERWLLDGWQKSDALWHVLPQQVCFSQRKFDLTEPARVSMDAWDGYRASRDRVMAGAKAAGISNLMVLTGDVHVGYAFDIKENFDDPASKTVGTEFTCTSVASGGNGTAKPAEWDTYMKANPHMKYFDGRRGYVRVDMDRELSQVDFRTVPAITTPGGAISTTASFVTEAGSPGLKSA